From the Microbacterium sp. W4I4 genome, one window contains:
- a CDS encoding type II toxin-antitoxin system HipA family toxin produces MIHPDTLQVHVDVEGESLFAGRVHLHRSRGELASSTFQYESSYLAHPRAYALDPALDLVSGSQQVFAGLPGAFSDSAPDRWGRRLIAARERAAALDESRRPRALDDADFLAGVSDATRQGALRFRTDDDPVFLGAGHGVPKLLSLPRLLRASDAVSQDGDDDDFDAVKALLSAGTGSLGGARPKASVVGEDDRQLIAKFPHHEDQWDVMAWEATALDLASAAGINAARHTLTRVGGRHVLLLERFDRTHDARRIGYISAMTMLERRDGERADYVDIAEHLPEVSARASDDARELFRRAALSVGLNNTDDHLRNHGFLRHRGGWVLSPAFDINPTPEAKVRQTSVAGSDDVRTAADGLRELAVACRLSVEDADSELQRIEDALHSWRDVATGNGVKSAALLRFVDSFAAGVDAIRRARRALMGEAHS; encoded by the coding sequence ATGATCCATCCCGACACTCTCCAGGTGCACGTGGACGTCGAGGGCGAGAGCCTCTTCGCCGGACGCGTGCACCTGCACCGAAGCCGTGGCGAACTGGCATCCTCGACCTTCCAGTACGAGTCTTCGTATCTTGCGCATCCGCGTGCTTATGCTCTGGACCCGGCGCTGGACCTCGTCTCCGGAAGTCAGCAAGTCTTCGCCGGACTCCCGGGGGCGTTCAGCGACAGCGCCCCGGATCGCTGGGGCCGCCGCCTCATCGCGGCGCGCGAGCGCGCGGCAGCACTCGACGAATCGCGGCGTCCGCGCGCGCTCGACGACGCCGACTTCCTTGCCGGCGTCAGCGATGCGACCCGGCAGGGTGCTCTGCGCTTCCGCACGGACGATGACCCGGTGTTCCTCGGCGCCGGACACGGCGTACCGAAGCTGCTGAGCCTGCCCCGACTCCTGCGCGCCTCTGACGCCGTCTCGCAGGACGGCGACGACGATGACTTCGACGCTGTGAAAGCGCTGCTGTCGGCCGGTACGGGCTCGCTGGGCGGGGCTCGACCCAAGGCGTCTGTGGTCGGAGAGGATGATCGCCAGCTGATCGCGAAGTTCCCGCATCACGAGGATCAATGGGACGTCATGGCCTGGGAAGCGACTGCCCTCGATCTCGCTTCTGCGGCGGGCATCAATGCCGCCCGGCACACGCTCACCCGCGTCGGAGGCAGGCATGTCCTGCTGTTGGAGCGATTCGACAGGACTCACGATGCGCGCCGGATCGGCTACATCAGTGCCATGACGATGCTCGAGCGTCGCGACGGCGAGAGGGCTGACTACGTCGATATCGCTGAGCATCTTCCCGAGGTGAGCGCCCGTGCCAGCGACGATGCGCGAGAGCTGTTTCGCAGGGCTGCTCTCAGCGTCGGACTGAACAACACCGATGACCACCTCCGCAACCATGGCTTCCTCCGGCACCGTGGTGGATGGGTGCTGAGCCCCGCCTTCGACATCAACCCCACTCCCGAGGCGAAGGTCCGGCAGACCTCCGTCGCAGGCTCAGACGATGTGCGCACCGCAGCCGATGGACTGCGCGAACTCGCGGTAGCGTGCCGGCTCAGCGTCGAGGATGCGGACAGCGAACTGCAGCGCATCGAGGATGCGCTGCACTCCTGGCGCGACGTCGCCACTGGCAATGGCGTGAAGAGCGCGGCACTGTTGCGGTTCGTGGACTCCTTCGCTGCCGGCGTGGATGCAATACGCAGAGCCAGGCGCGCACTCATGGGCGAGGCGCACTCATGA
- a CDS encoding helix-turn-helix domain-containing protein → MPDDLPLKVARAATEMGEHFAGWRKILGLTTTQVADRADISRTTLRKLEHGDPSVAFHVVLRVARALGILDTIAESLDPLKTDLGRARAGLLERKRVR, encoded by the coding sequence ATGCCGGACGATCTGCCATTGAAGGTCGCCCGCGCCGCCACTGAGATGGGCGAACACTTCGCCGGCTGGCGGAAGATCCTCGGGCTGACGACCACGCAGGTCGCAGACCGCGCCGACATCTCCCGCACCACGCTCCGCAAGCTCGAGCACGGCGATCCCTCCGTCGCGTTCCATGTCGTGCTGCGCGTCGCGCGTGCCCTCGGGATTCTCGACACGATCGCCGAGTCCCTCGACCCCTTGAAGACTGATCTGGGCCGCGCCCGCGCCGGACTCCTGGAGAGGAAACGCGTGCGATGA
- a CDS encoding MerR family transcriptional regulator, translated as MDDFREPERGRQTLQMIGDFARAVGLSPSALREYGESGLIPPATVEERTGYRYYSLDQQQRGIWIRRLRDAGLRLDRIHEVLDGSPAVADAVLDDWLAESRQRTSSLSDLVDDLKLSLRAHAGEHPARRTSASFDAAVLASAMGQLGPSTGHDDAFDTVLVELHPHAATVASTDRFVLLARTDVPARVDGPPARVCLPVADTLTWLRGRRSAELILEQPVGREHRTRELHIALRDPDGGELGWDSPTDLFPDVHRIIAAAGPTGRRVAFARDDLRMLVDGADADSIRLVTDEARARLMIGRRTSHGTASGPDADLELSRSALARVVEVAAEGEITCDVGHQDEPLLWRSPRQPDFAAMMMPRMA; from the coding sequence ATGGACGATTTCCGCGAACCCGAGCGGGGGCGGCAGACGCTGCAGATGATCGGCGACTTCGCGCGGGCGGTGGGCCTCAGCCCGAGCGCGCTGCGCGAGTATGGAGAGAGCGGACTGATCCCTCCGGCCACGGTCGAGGAGCGCACGGGATACCGTTACTACTCCCTCGATCAGCAGCAGCGCGGCATCTGGATCCGTCGGCTCCGAGACGCCGGGCTTCGCCTGGACCGGATCCACGAGGTTCTCGACGGCTCCCCCGCCGTCGCCGATGCCGTGCTCGATGACTGGCTCGCCGAATCCCGCCAGCGGACCTCCTCACTCTCCGACCTGGTGGACGATCTGAAGCTCAGCCTGCGCGCGCATGCCGGCGAGCATCCCGCACGGCGGACCTCGGCATCCTTCGACGCCGCCGTGCTCGCCTCAGCGATGGGGCAGCTGGGCCCGTCGACGGGCCACGACGACGCGTTCGACACCGTGCTGGTGGAGCTGCACCCGCATGCGGCGACCGTGGCATCCACCGATCGATTCGTCCTGCTCGCCCGCACCGACGTGCCGGCGCGCGTCGACGGCCCGCCCGCGCGTGTCTGCCTACCCGTCGCCGATACCCTGACGTGGCTGCGCGGACGACGGAGCGCAGAGCTCATCCTCGAGCAGCCCGTCGGTCGCGAGCATCGCACCCGCGAACTGCACATCGCACTGCGCGATCCCGACGGCGGAGAACTCGGGTGGGACTCCCCCACCGATCTCTTCCCCGACGTGCACAGAATCATCGCCGCGGCCGGCCCCACTGGCCGTCGGGTCGCCTTCGCGCGCGATGATCTGCGGATGCTCGTGGACGGTGCGGATGCCGACAGCATCCGCCTCGTCACCGACGAGGCGCGCGCCCGTCTGATGATCGGCCGCCGGACCTCGCACGGCACCGCCTCGGGACCGGATGCCGATCTCGAGCTGTCGAGATCCGCCCTCGCGCGCGTGGTCGAGGTCGCGGCAGAAGGAGAGATCACCTGCGACGTCGGCCACCAGGACGAACCGTTGCTCTGGAGATCGCCGCGCCAGCCGGACTTCGCGGCGATGATGATGCCGCGCATGGCATGA